From the genome of bacterium:
ATTTCTCGCCATTTTTTTCTAAAGGATTTGGTCCTGTGTTTGCCACAGCAAGTTTTGTTTTTATCTCTTACGGCGGCTTAACTAAAGTGGCTGCTTTGGCTGAAGAGACAAAAAATCCAGGCAAAAACTTACCCCTAGGCATGATTCTTTCTCTTATCGTAACTTCTGTTTTTTATGCTTTGGTTATCTTTGTAACCATAGGAGTTTTAAGTCCCGAGAACCTAAAGGGGACTCTTACTCCAATCTCGGATGGGGCAGGAGTTTTTGGAGGCGATGTTTGGAGAATTATAATAAGTATAGGCGCGTTTTTAGCTTTTATTTCTACTGCTAACGCAGGGATTATGACTGCCTCAAGATACCCTTTGGGTATGAGCAGGGATAAACTTTTACCCGGTGTTTTTCAAAAAATAAGTTCCAAATTCAAAACTCCTTATATTGCCATTTTCTTTACAGGCGCTTTTATGATTCTGGCTATTTTGTTTTTCAAGTTAGAATTGTTGGTTAAAGTTGCCTCAAGCATATTGATTTTACTTTATATCTTAGCTAATCTAACGGTAATTTTATTTAGAGAAAGCAAAATCTTAAGCTATAGGCCAAGATTCCATTCTCCTTTTTATCCCTATCTGCAGATCCTAGGAATATTGGGAGGAGGCTTTCTTCTAGTTGAAATGGGAACATTTATTATTTTCCTGACAGTAATTTTTCTTCTATTGGGATTTATCTGGTATAAAGCCTATTCTCAAAAAAGAGCGGCACAGGATTCTGCC
Proteins encoded in this window:
- a CDS encoding amino acid permease; this encodes FSPFFSKGFGPVFATASFVFISYGGLTKVAALAEETKNPGKNLPLGMILSLIVTSVFYALVIFVTIGVLSPENLKGTLTPISDGAGVFGGDVWRIIISIGAFLAFISTANAGIMTASRYPLGMSRDKLLPGVFQKISSKFKTPYIAIFFTGAFMILAILFFKLELLVKVASSILILLYILANLTVILFRESKILSYRPRFHSPFYPYLQILGILGGGFLLVEMGTFIIFLTVIFLLLGFIWYKAYSQKRAAQDSALIYVLERLTVKDKELTSDNLLTELKDIVIQREGIIEQKFYKLVEESMVLDIETPLKMEDFFNEVSNVLSKDLNLKSEELFSKFIEREKESSTVIAKGLAIPHIFVKDRNVDKLVLVRAQAGIIFPEDQLVHIAFVLVGSSGERVLHLKILAAIAIIVQSHDFEKKWLEAQGEEELKHVILLAERKRG